A window of Triplophysa dalaica isolate WHDGS20190420 chromosome 7, ASM1584641v1, whole genome shotgun sequence contains these coding sequences:
- the cacng4b gene encoding calcium channel, voltage-dependent, gamma subunit 4b has protein sequence MAWRDRGVQMLLATIGAFLAFSLMSIAIGTDYWLYSRAYICNATNSTSDETQTQPKKVRGDLTHSGLWRICCIEGLNKGSCYRINHFPDDNDYDTDSSEYLLRIVRASSVFPILCTVLLMLGGLCVGVGRIYSKRNSILLSAGILFVAAGLSNIIGIIVYISSNAGDPSDKRDEDKKNQNNYGWSFYFGALSFIVAEAVAVLAVNIYIEKNKEVRFKAHREFIKSTSSPSPYSRMPSYRYRRRHSRSSSRSSEASREVSPMGLKLMSSAPLGEINMYTLTRDPLKSGTDSSYSPDHDSGFLQVHNCYSKDLNDGVNRRTTPV, from the exons ATGGCTTGGCGTGACCGTGGAGTTCAGATGCTGCTGGCCACTATCGGGGCTTTTTTGGCTTTTAGTTTGATGAGCATCGCCATCGGGACCGACTATTGGCTTTATTCTCGGGCTTATATCTGTAACGCCACCAACAGCACGTCGGACGAGACGCAGACGCAACCCAAGAAAGTCCGCGGAGATCTCACGCACTCCGGGCTTTGGAGGATCTGCTGTATTGAAG GTCTCAACAAAGGAAGTTGTTACAGAATCAACCATTTCCCTGATGATAATGATTATGACACAGACAGCTCTGAATATCTCTTAC GTATCGTGCGTGCCTCCAGTGTTTTCCCCATCCTCTGTACCGTTCTACTGATGCTGGGGGGTCTGTGTGTAGGGGTGGGCCGTATCTACAGCAAGAGGAACAGCATATTACTGAGCGCTGGGATACTGTTCGTGGCAGCAG GTCTGAGCAACATCATCGGCATAATCGTCTACATCTCCAGCAACGCCGGAGACCCCAGCGACAAGCGGGACGAGGACAAGAAGAACCAGAATAACTATGGGTGGTCTTTCTACTTCGGCGCGCTCTCGTTCATCGTGGCCGAGGCCGTGGCCGTTCTTGCTGTCAACATCTACATCGAGAAGAACAAAGAAGTACGTTTCAAAGCACACCGAGAGTTCATCAAGTCTACCTCTTCTCCTTCTCCGTATTCCCGGATGCCCAGTTACCGCTACCGCAGACGGCACTCGCGCTCCAGCTCTCGTTCCTCGGAAGCTTCTCGCGAGGTGTCGCCCATGGGACTCAAGTTGATGAGCTCAGCTCCTTTAGGAGAGATTAACATGTACACGTTGACAAGAGATCCCCTCAAATCAGGGACGGACAGCTCGTACAGCCCTGACCATGATTCTGGATTCCTCCAAGTGCACAACTGCTACTCCAAAGACCTTAATGACGGTGTCAACAGGAGGACGACGCCCGTATGA